One genomic segment of Helicobacter pylori NQ4053 includes these proteins:
- a CDS encoding RDD family protein — translation MRSPNLEKEETEIIETLLMREKMRLCPLYWRILAFLTDGLLVVFLLSDLLGACDFLHSLYWLTNPIYHSVFVIVSFIILYGVYEIFFVCLCKMSLAKLVFRIKIIDIYLADCPSRAILLKRLGLKIVVFLCPFLWFVVFKNPYHRAWHEEKSKSLLVLF, via the coding sequence ATGCGCTCTCCAAATTTAGAAAAAGAAGAAACTGAAATCATAGAAACACTTCTTATGCGTGAAAAAATGCGTTTATGCCCCTTGTATTGGCGCATCTTAGCGTTTTTAACCGATGGTTTGTTAGTGGTGTTTTTATTGAGCGATCTTTTAGGCGCGTGCGATTTTTTGCATTCTTTATATTGGCTGACTAACCCCATTTATCACAGCGTGTTTGTCATAGTGAGTTTTATCATCTTGTATGGCGTTTATGAAATCTTTTTTGTGTGTTTGTGCAAGATGAGTTTGGCTAAACTGGTTTTTAGGATTAAGATCATTGATATTTATTTAGCGGATTGCCCCAGTAGGGCTATTTTATTGAAGCGTTTAGGGTTAAAAATTGTGGTTTTTCTATGCCCCTTTTTATGGTTTGTGGTGTTTAAAAACCCCTATCATAGGGCATGGCATGAAGAAAAAAGCAAAAGTCTTTTGGTGTTGTTTTAA
- the purD gene encoding phosphoribosylamine--glycine ligase — MKDNNNYNVLIVGNKGREYALAQRLQQDERVNALYFCLGNGGTQDLGENLECEHYEHIVELALKKQIHLAIISEEELLVLGLTEMLEKAGILVFGASKEVAKLEASKSYMKAFVKECGIKSASYFETNDLKEALSYIQNASFPLVIKALNKNTSIVHQQEEAIKILEDAFKQSNEPVIIEPFLEGFELSVTALIANDDFILLPFCQNYKRLLEGDNGVNTGGMGAIAPANFFSNELEEKIKNHIFKPTLEKLQADNTPFKGVLLAEIVIIEEKGVLEPYLLDFSVRFKDIECQTILPLLESSLLDLCLATAKGELHSLELVFSKEFVMSVALVSRNYPTSSSPKQTLYIDPVDEKKGHLILGEVEQDNGVFESSGGRVIFAIGRGKSLLEARNHAYEIAQKVHFEGMFYRKDIGFKVLDLKEYS, encoded by the coding sequence ATGAAAGATAACAATAACTATAATGTTTTAATTGTGGGGAATAAGGGGCGAGAGTATGCTTTGGCTCAAAGGCTTCAGCAAGATGAGCGAGTGAATGCTTTGTATTTTTGTTTGGGTAATGGTGGCACTCAAGATTTAGGCGAAAATCTGGAATGCGAACATTACGAGCATATCGTGGAATTAGCCCTGAAAAAACAGATCCATTTAGCCATCATTTCAGAAGAAGAGCTTTTGGTTTTAGGGCTTACAGAGATGCTAGAAAAAGCGGGTATTTTAGTGTTTGGGGCTTCTAAAGAGGTGGCTAAGTTAGAGGCTTCTAAAAGCTATATGAAAGCTTTTGTTAAAGAATGCGGTATCAAAAGCGCGTCTTACTTTGAAACAAACGATTTAAAAGAAGCTTTGAGTTACATTCAAAACGCTTCTTTCCCCTTAGTGATTAAAGCGTTGAATAAAAACACAAGCATTGTCCATCAACAAGAAGAAGCGATAAAAATCCTTGAAGACGCTTTCAAACAAAGCAATGAGCCTGTGATCATAGAGCCTTTTTTAGAGGGGTTTGAGCTTTCAGTTACAGCGCTCATAGCCAATGATGATTTTATCTTGTTGCCCTTTTGCCAAAACTACAAACGCTTATTAGAGGGGGATAATGGGGTCAATACAGGAGGTATGGGGGCCATCGCTCCTGCAAACTTTTTCTCTAATGAATTAGAAGAGAAAATAAAAAATCATATCTTTAAACCCACTTTAGAGAAACTTCAGGCTGACAACACGCCTTTTAAAGGGGTTTTACTCGCTGAAATTGTAATCATAGAAGAAAAGGGCGTTTTAGAGCCGTATTTATTGGATTTTAGCGTGCGTTTTAAAGACATTGAATGCCAGACGATTTTACCCCTTTTAGAAAGCTCGCTTTTAGATTTGTGTTTGGCTACAGCTAAAGGGGAATTGCATTCTCTTGAATTGGTGTTTTCTAAAGAATTTGTGATGAGTGTGGCGCTTGTTTCTAGGAATTACCCCACTAGCTCTTCGCCCAAACAAACCCTTTATATTGATCCGGTTGATGAAAAAAAGGGTCATTTGATTTTAGGGGAGGTGGAGCAGGATAATGGCGTGTTTGAAAGCAGTGGGGGGAGAGTGATCTTTGCCATTGGCAGAGGAAAATCCTTATTAGAAGCCAGAAACCATGCTTACGAGATCGCTCAAAAGGTGCATTTTGAAGGCATGTTTTATCGCAAGGACATTGGTTTTAAGGTGTTGGATTTGAAAGAATATTCTTAA
- a CDS encoding ABC transporter ATP-binding protein codes for MLVEIENLTKTYGSLKALDNINLKLPKQQFIGLLGPNGAGKTTLLKILAGLNLNYQGEVKILNQKIGIETKKSVAFLSDGDFLDPKLTPLKAIAFYRDFFSDFDESKALNLLKRFSVPLKREFKALSKGMREKLQLILTLSRNASLYLFDEPVAGIDPIAREEIFELIAKEFSQNASLLVSTHLVVDVEKYLDSAIFLKEAKVVAFGGVGELKKGYSSLERAYKERLK; via the coding sequence ATGCTAGTAGAAATAGAGAATTTGACTAAAACTTATGGGAGTTTAAAAGCGTTAGACAATATCAATTTAAAACTACCCAAACAGCAATTTATAGGGCTTTTAGGCCCTAATGGGGCGGGTAAAACCACTCTGTTAAAAATTTTAGCCGGATTGAATTTGAACTATCAAGGGGAAGTGAAAATTTTAAATCAAAAGATCGGCATAGAGACGAAAAAAAGCGTGGCGTTTTTAAGCGATGGCGATTTTTTAGATCCTAAATTAACGCCTTTAAAAGCGATCGCTTTTTACAGGGATTTTTTCAGCGATTTTGATGAATCAAAAGCCCTAAATTTGTTAAAACGCTTCAGCGTGCCTTTAAAAAGAGAGTTTAAAGCCCTTTCAAAAGGCATGAGGGAAAAATTACAGCTGATTTTAACCCTATCACGAAACGCTTCTTTGTATCTTTTTGATGAGCCGGTGGCTGGGATTGACCCTATTGCAAGAGAAGAAATTTTTGAACTCATCGCTAAGGAGTTTAGCCAAAACGCAAGTTTGCTAGTCTCTACGCATTTGGTGGTGGATGTGGAAAAGTATTTAGACAGCGCGATTTTTTTAAAAGAAGCTAAAGTAGTGGCTTTTGGGGGTGTGGGAGAATTGAAAAAAGGGTATAGCAGTTTGGAAAGAGCGTATAAAGAAAGGTTGAAATAA
- a CDS encoding di-trans,poly-cis-decaprenylcistransferase yields the protein MDNTLKHLAIIMDGNGRWAKLKNKARAYGHKKGVKTLKDITIWCANHKLECLTLYAFSTENWKRPKSEVDFLMKMLKKYLKDERSTYLDNSIRFRAIGDLEGFSKELRDTILRLENDTRHFKDFTQVLALNYGSKNELSRAFKSLLESPSSHINNIESLENEISNRLDTHDLPEVDLLLRTGGEMRLSNFLLWQSSYAELFFTPILWPDFTPKDLENIISDFYKRVRKFGELKC from the coding sequence TTGGATAACACTCTCAAACATCTTGCCATTATTATGGATGGTAATGGCAGGTGGGCCAAATTAAAGAATAAAGCTAGGGCTTATGGGCATAAAAAGGGCGTAAAAACCCTTAAAGACATTACGATCTGGTGCGCTAACCATAAATTAGAATGCTTGACTTTATACGCTTTTTCTACGGAAAATTGGAAACGCCCCAAAAGTGAAGTGGATTTTTTGATGAAAATGCTTAAAAAATACCTTAAAGATGAGCGATCCACTTACTTGGATAATAGCATACGCTTCAGGGCGATAGGGGATTTAGAGGGCTTTTCTAAAGAGCTAAGGGATACGATTTTACGGCTTGAAAACGATACTAGGCATTTTAAGGATTTTACGCAAGTTTTAGCCCTTAATTACGGATCTAAAAACGAGCTTTCAAGGGCTTTTAAAAGCTTATTAGAAAGCCCGTCTAGCCATATAAATAATATAGAAAGCCTAGAAAATGAAATTTCTAATCGTTTAGACACGCATGATTTGCCTGAAGTGGATCTATTGTTACGAACAGGGGGGGAAATGCGCTTGTCTAATTTTTTATTGTGGCAGTCCAGTTATGCGGAATTGTTTTTCACGCCGATTTTATGGCCTGATTTCACCCCTAAAGATTTAGAAAACATCATTAGCGATTTTTACAAAAGAGTGCGCAAATTCGGGGAATTAAAATGCTAG
- a CDS encoding FAD-binding and (Fe-S)-binding domain-containing protein, with protein sequence MEENYHAFFTEASGFLNERIFKDYLRRLAYGIDASCYRYIPKIVVWVKSEKEVQKLCVLAKKHGVTLTFRAAGSSLSGQASCDGVLVVVAHFFKDAHILDNAQSIQLSCGVIGSHANALLKPYHKKIGPDPATINTAMIGGIVANNASGMCCGVEQNSYKTLKSLRVILADGTLLDTANQESIEGFKNAHKDLIEGVLNLRKEILKDKELHALIKKKYEIKNTTGYSLNALIDFEDPIEIISHLFIGSEGTLGFISSVGLECVKDYAYKTCALLFYENLEQCAKAAQILAALKAKQPEMISSAELMDYASLKSVKGLEGMPSVVLEVKEPNACLLIQSESDDPLILENNMQTILNALNAIPVVLDSQISSDPNVYQSWWKIRKGIFPIATSKRKSQSSVIIEDVCFSKEDFVEGAKAIEGLLKKHGFKDNGIIFGHALSGNLHFVVTPILENETERKAFENLVSEMFLMVSESSGSIKAEHGTGRMVAPFVEMEWGEKAYKIHKQIKELFDPNGLLNPDVIITNDKEIHTKNLKSIYPIEEHLDMCMECGFCERICPSKDLSLTPRQRIVIHREVERLKERVSHGHDEDQVLLDELLKESEYLAHATCAVCHMCSTLCPLEIDTGSIALNHYQKNPKGEKIASKILNHMQTTTSAARFSLKSAFVVQKLIGPHNLVSLTKGIKKFIKPFPKAFHYMPKNNAYPLENKTLKGGEKVIYFSTCINRSFAPSNKMADKRCIQEVFESLCQKAKVSVMYPNGLDALCCGKAFINYTELTKQNNEKNHAIFLQLSDNGKIPIVLDHSACSTHFIKQMKAYKDLKVYDLSVYIEEVLSPKLKFNPINEDIGLYTMCALKLENKEELLFNLAKKCTLGEIVIHKETGCCGFAGNKGFFTPELNESALNGFQEFYQSYDLKRGFSTSSTCEIGLSEKTQFAWQHIAYLVDACTL encoded by the coding sequence GTGGAAGAAAATTATCATGCTTTTTTTACCGAAGCGAGCGGGTTTTTAAACGAGCGGATCTTTAAGGATTATTTACGCCGTTTGGCTTATGGCATTGATGCGTCATGTTATCGTTATATCCCTAAAATAGTCGTTTGGGTGAAAAGTGAAAAAGAAGTCCAAAAGCTTTGTGTTTTAGCCAAAAAGCATGGCGTTACATTGACTTTTAGAGCGGCTGGGAGTTCCTTATCAGGGCAGGCGAGCTGTGATGGGGTGTTAGTGGTGGTGGCGCATTTTTTCAAAGACGCTCACATTTTAGACAACGCTCAAAGCATTCAGCTCTCATGCGGAGTCATAGGAAGCCATGCGAACGCTTTATTAAAACCTTACCATAAAAAAATAGGCCCAGATCCCGCTACGATAAACACCGCTATGATAGGGGGGATTGTCGCTAATAACGCTAGCGGGATGTGTTGCGGGGTGGAGCAAAACAGCTACAAAACCCTAAAATCCTTAAGAGTCATTTTAGCTGATGGCACGCTTTTAGACACAGCTAATCAAGAGAGTATTGAGGGTTTCAAAAACGCGCACAAAGATTTGATTGAAGGGGTTTTGAATTTAAGAAAAGAGATCTTAAAAGATAAAGAATTGCATGCCTTGATTAAGAAAAAATACGAGATCAAAAACACCACCGGCTATAGCTTAAACGCTCTCATTGATTTTGAAGATCCGATTGAAATCATCAGCCATTTATTCATAGGCTCTGAGGGGACTTTAGGATTTATTTCAAGCGTGGGATTAGAATGCGTGAAAGACTACGCTTATAAAACTTGTGCGTTATTGTTTTATGAAAATTTAGAGCAATGTGCTAAAGCCGCTCAAATCTTAGCCGCTTTAAAAGCCAAACAGCCTGAAATGATTTCTTCAGCAGAGCTTATGGATTATGCGTCTTTAAAGAGCGTGAAAGGTTTAGAGGGCATGCCTAGCGTGGTTTTAGAAGTCAAAGAGCCTAACGCATGCTTACTCATTCAAAGCGAAAGCGATGATCCTTTAATCTTAGAAAACAACATGCAAACGATTTTAAACGCCTTGAATGCGATACCGGTCGTTTTAGATTCTCAAATCAGCAGCGATCCTAATGTTTATCAATCGTGGTGGAAGATCAGAAAAGGCATTTTCCCTATCGCAACGTCAAAAAGAAAAAGCCAAAGCTCTGTGATCATTGAAGACGTGTGCTTCAGCAAAGAGGATTTTGTAGAAGGGGCAAAAGCGATTGAAGGGCTTTTAAAAAAACATGGCTTTAAGGATAATGGCATTATTTTTGGGCATGCGTTAAGCGGGAATTTGCACTTTGTCGTTACGCCGATTTTAGAAAATGAAACCGAAAGGAAGGCGTTTGAAAATTTAGTTTCTGAGATGTTTTTAATGGTGAGTGAAAGCTCTGGCTCTATTAAAGCCGAACATGGCACAGGCAGGATGGTAGCCCCTTTTGTGGAAATGGAGTGGGGAGAAAAAGCCTATAAAATCCATAAACAAATCAAAGAATTGTTTGATCCTAATGGCCTTTTAAACCCTGATGTGATCATCACAAACGATAAAGAAATCCACACTAAAAATTTAAAGAGCATTTACCCTATTGAAGAGCATTTGGACATGTGCATGGAATGCGGGTTTTGTGAAAGGATTTGCCCCAGTAAAGATTTATCCTTAACGCCACGACAACGCATCGTTATCCACAGAGAGGTAGAGCGTTTGAAAGAAAGGGTAAGCCATGGTCATGATGAAGATCAAGTTTTATTAGATGAGCTTTTAAAAGAGTCTGAATATTTAGCGCACGCCACTTGCGCGGTGTGCCATATGTGTTCTACCCTATGCCCTTTAGAAATTGATACCGGGAGCATCGCCCTAAATCATTATCAAAAAAACCCTAAAGGCGAAAAGATCGCTTCAAAGATCTTAAATCACATGCAAACGACCACAAGTGCGGCTCGTTTTTCTTTAAAAAGCGCTTTCGTGGTTCAAAAACTCATAGGCCCTCACAACTTGGTGAGCCTAACTAAAGGGATTAAAAAATTCATCAAGCCCTTCCCCAAAGCCTTTCATTACATGCCCAAAAACAACGCCTATCCTTTAGAAAATAAAACGCTTAAGGGTGGAGAAAAAGTCATTTATTTCAGCACCTGCATCAACCGCTCGTTCGCTCCATCAAACAAAATGGCGGATAAAAGATGCATTCAAGAAGTGTTTGAATCCCTATGCCAAAAAGCCAAGGTTTCTGTAATGTATCCTAATGGATTGGATGCGCTTTGTTGCGGGAAAGCTTTTATTAATTACACCGAATTAACCAAACAAAACAATGAAAAAAACCATGCGATTTTTTTACAATTAAGCGATAACGGCAAGATACCGATTGTTTTAGACCATAGCGCATGTTCGACGCATTTTATCAAGCAAATGAAAGCTTATAAGGATTTGAAAGTCTATGATTTGAGCGTCTATATTGAAGAAGTTCTAAGCCCAAAATTAAAATTCAACCCCATTAATGAAGACATAGGGTTATACACGATGTGCGCTTTAAAATTAGAAAATAAAGAAGAGTTGTTATTCAATTTGGCTAAAAAATGCACTTTGGGCGAGATTGTCATCCACAAAGAGACGGGTTGTTGCGGTTTTGCGGGGAATAAGGGCTTTTTCACCCCTGAATTGAACGAGAGCGCTTTAAACGGCTTTCAAGAATTTTACCAATCCTATGATCTTAAAAGAGGCTTTTCCACTTCTAGCACTTGCGAAATTGGTTTGAGTGAAAAAACCCAATTCGCTTGGCAGCATATCGCTTATTTAGTGGATGCTTGCACGCTTTAA
- a CDS encoding rhodanese-like domain-containing protein, whose product MLEDYAISLEEVNFNDFIVVDVRELDEYEELHLPNATLISVNDQEKLADFLAQHKDQKVLLHCRAGRRALDAAKSMHELGYTPYYLEGNVYDFEKYGFRMVYDDTCAKKN is encoded by the coding sequence ATGCTTGAAGATTATGCGATCAGTTTAGAAGAAGTCAATTTCAATGATTTTATCGTGGTGGATGTGCGCGAATTGGACGAATATGAAGAATTGCATTTGCCTAACGCTACGCTCATTAGCGTCAATGACCAAGAAAAGCTCGCTGATTTTTTAGCCCAGCACAAAGATCAAAAAGTGTTGCTCCATTGCAGGGCTGGTCGCAGGGCTTTAGATGCGGCTAAAAGCATGCATGAATTAGGCTATACGCCCTATTATTTGGAGGGCAATGTCTATGATTTTGAAAAATACGGCTTTAGAATGGTTTATGATGACACTTGCGCTAAAAAAAACTAG
- a CDS encoding uroporphyrinogen-III synthase, whose protein sequence is MREVVWVHSQRIAPYKTLILNEFCYYPLELDPTLFNALIFTSKNAVFSLLETLKDSPKLKILQNIPAYALSEPTAKTLQDHHFKVAFIGEKAHGKKFAKEILPLLEKKSVLYLRAKEIASSLDTILLEHGINFQQAVVYENKLKHLTLNEQNALKPKEKSVLIFTAISHAKAFLHYFEFLENYTAISIGNTTALYLQEQGIPSYIAQKPSLEACLELALSLRIKEC, encoded by the coding sequence ATGAGGGAGGTTGTATGGGTGCATTCTCAAAGAATCGCCCCTTATAAGACTCTCATTTTAAATGAATTTTGCTACTATCCCTTAGAATTAGATCCAACCCTTTTTAACGCCCTGATTTTCACTTCTAAAAATGCGGTGTTTTCCTTGCTAGAAACTCTAAAAGACAGCCCCAAACTCAAAATTTTACAAAATATTCCTGCTTACGCTTTGAGCGAACCCACCGCCAAAACTCTACAAGATCACCATTTTAAAGTCGCCTTTATAGGGGAAAAAGCCCATGGCAAGAAGTTCGCCAAAGAAATCCTTCCTTTATTGGAAAAAAAAAGCGTTTTGTATCTTAGGGCAAAAGAAATTGCCTCTTCTTTAGACACCATTCTTTTAGAGCATGGCATCAATTTCCAACAAGCCGTTGTTTATGAAAACAAGCTCAAACATTTGACTTTAAACGAACAAAACGCCTTAAAACCCAAAGAAAAGAGCGTTCTTATTTTTACCGCTATAAGCCACGCAAAAGCCTTTTTACACTATTTTGAATTTTTAGAAAATTACACCGCTATAAGCATTGGCAACACGACCGCTCTTTATTTACAAGAACAAGGCATTCCAAGCTATATTGCCCAAAAGCCCTCCTTAGAAGCGTGCTTAGAACTGGCTTTAAGTTTGAGGATTAAGGAATGTTAA
- the crcB gene encoding fluoride efflux transporter CrcB, giving the protein MNFVFLWAALGGAIGSSLRYFVGKMMPSKFLMFESFPLGTFSVNLIGCFVIGFMGHLAAKKVFGDDFGIFFVTGVLGGFTTFSSYGLDTLKLLQKSQYIEAISYVLGTNLLGLIGVAIGWFLAKNFIGIN; this is encoded by the coding sequence ATGAATTTTGTCTTTTTATGGGCCGCTTTAGGGGGGGCCATAGGGAGTTCGTTAAGGTATTTTGTGGGCAAAATGATGCCCAGTAAATTTTTAATGTTTGAAAGTTTCCCCTTAGGGACTTTTAGCGTGAATCTCATAGGGTGTTTTGTCATCGGCTTTATGGGGCATTTGGCCGCTAAAAAGGTTTTTGGCGATGATTTTGGGATTTTCTTTGTAACCGGGGTTTTAGGGGGTTTTACGACCTTTTCTTCTTATGGGTTAGACACTTTAAAACTCTTGCAAAAATCCCAATACATTGAAGCCATTTCTTATGTCTTAGGCACTAACCTTTTAGGGCTTATTGGGGTAGCCATTGGTTGGTTTTTGGCTAAAAATTTTATAGGTATTAATTAA
- the hemW gene encoding radical SAM family heme chaperone HemW, translated as MILYIHIPFCENKCGYCAFNSYENKHGLKEEYTQALCLDLKHALKQTDEPIESIFIGGGTPNTLSVKAFERIFESIHQHACLSSDCEITTEANPELISKAWCQGLKDLGINRLSLGVQSFREDKLLFLERQHSKNIAPVIETILKSGIENISIDLIYNTPLDNENSLKEELKLAKELPINHLSAYALSIEKNTNLEKNAKKPSCAHFDNVVREVLEGFSFKQYEVSNYARNYQVKHNLAYWGAKDYLGCGAGAVGCVANERFFAKKLIENYIKDPLKRQVETLNKQDKRLEKLFLGLRCELGVELSFLDKNKVKFLIEENKAFIKNNRLVASDFFMADEIALWLL; from the coding sequence ATGATTTTATACATTCATATCCCCTTTTGTGAAAATAAATGCGGCTATTGCGCTTTCAATTCCTATGAAAATAAGCATGGGTTAAAAGAAGAATACACTCAAGCGTTATGCTTGGATTTAAAGCATGCGTTAAAGCAAACTGACGAACCAATTGAAAGTATTTTTATTGGCGGAGGCACGCCCAACACTTTAAGCGTGAAGGCTTTTGAAAGGATTTTTGAAAGCATTCATCAACATGCGTGCTTGAGCTCAGATTGTGAGATCACCACTGAAGCTAACCCTGAATTGATTTCTAAAGCTTGGTGTCAAGGCTTAAAAGATTTAGGGATCAACCGCTTGAGTTTAGGGGTGCAAAGTTTTAGGGAAGATAAATTATTGTTTTTAGAGCGCCAACATTCCAAAAATATCGCCCCTGTGATAGAAACTATTTTAAAAAGCGGGATTGAAAATATCAGCATTGATTTGATTTATAACACCCCATTAGACAATGAAAACTCTCTAAAAGAAGAACTAAAACTCGCTAAAGAACTCCCTATCAACCACTTGAGCGCTTACGCTTTGAGTATTGAAAAAAACACGAATTTAGAAAAAAACGCCAAAAAACCCTCATGTGCTCATTTTGACAATGTGGTGAGAGAGGTTTTAGAGGGCTTTTCTTTCAAGCAATACGAAGTGTCTAATTACGCCAGAAATTACCAAGTCAAACATAATTTGGCTTACTGGGGGGCTAAAGATTATTTAGGGTGTGGGGCTGGGGCTGTAGGCTGCGTGGCGAATGAGCGCTTTTTTGCAAAAAAACTCATAGAAAACTACATTAAAGACCCCCTAAAACGCCAAGTTGAGACGCTTAATAAACAAGACAAGCGCTTAGAAAAGCTGTTTTTAGGCTTAAGGTGTGAATTGGGGGTTGAGCTTAGTTTCTTAGATAAAAATAAAGTAAAGTTTTTGATTGAAGAAAATAAGGCTTTCATTAAAAATAACCGATTGGTAGCGAGCGATTTTTTCATGGCCGATGAAATAGCTTTGTGGCTATTGTAA
- a CDS encoding c-type cytochrome: protein MKKVIMALGVLAFANALMATDVKALAKGCAACHGVKFEKKALGKSKIVNMMSEAEIEKDLMDFKSGANKNPVMTAQAKKLSDEDIKALAKYIPTLK from the coding sequence ATGAAAAAGGTTATTATGGCTTTAGGCGTTTTGGCGTTCGCAAACGCTTTAATGGCAACCGATGTTAAAGCTCTTGCAAAAGGTTGTGCCGCTTGCCATGGGGTTAAGTTTGAAAAGAAAGCTTTAGGCAAAAGCAAAATCGTTAACATGATGAGTGAAGCAGAAATTGAAAAAGATCTTATGGATTTTAAAAGCGGTGCCAACAAGAATCCTGTCATGACCGCCCAAGCTAAAAAATTAAGCGATGAAGACATCAAAGCTTTAGCCAAATACATCCCCACTCTCAAATAA
- a CDS encoding RNA pyrophosphohydrolase, whose product MLHKKYRPNVAAIIMSPDYPNACEVFIAERIDIEGAWQFPQGGIDEGETPLEALYRELLEEIGTNEIEILAQYPRWIAYDFPSNMEHKFYAFDGQKQRYFLVRLKHVNNIDLNKHTPEFRAYQFIHLKDLLKKIVPFKRQVYRQVIAYFKREGYL is encoded by the coding sequence ATGCTACATAAAAAATATCGTCCTAATGTTGCGGCCATTATCATGTCGCCAGACTACCCTAACGCATGCGAAGTTTTTATCGCTGAGCGCATAGACATTGAAGGGGCGTGGCAGTTCCCCCAAGGGGGCATTGATGAGGGCGAAACCCCTTTAGAAGCGCTCTATAGAGAATTATTAGAAGAAATTGGCACGAATGAAATAGAGATTTTGGCGCAATACCCTAGATGGATCGCCTATGATTTCCCAAGCAACATGGAGCATAAATTCTATGCGTTTGACGGGCAAAAGCAGCGCTATTTTTTAGTGCGCCTAAAGCATGTTAACAACATTGATCTGAACAAACACACGCCAGAATTTAGGGCTTATCAATTCATCCATCTTAAGGATTTGCTTAAAAAAATCGTCCCCTTCAAACGCCAAGTGTACCGCCAAGTCATCGCTTATTTCAAAAGAGAGGGGTATTTATAG
- a CDS encoding aspartate kinase, with protein MLIVQKYGGTSMGSIERIHNVAQRVLESVKLGHQVVVVVSAMSGETDRLLEFGKNFSHNPNKREMDRIVSTGEWISSAALSMALERYGHRAISLSGKEAGILTSSHFQNAVIQSIDTKRITELLEKNYIVVIAGFQGADIQGETTTLGRGGSDLSAVALAGALKADLCEIYTDVDGVYTTDPRIEEKAQKIAQISYDEMLELASMGAKVLLNRSVELAKKLSVKLVTRNSFNHSEGTLIVAEKDFKGERMETPIVSGIALDKNQARVSMEGVEDRPGIAAEIFGALAEYRINVDMIVQTIGRDGKTDLDFTIVKTQIEETKQALKPFLAQMDSIDYDENIAKVSIVGVGMKSHSGVASIAFKALAKDNINIMMISTSEIKISVLIDIKYAELAVRTLHAVYQLDQ; from the coding sequence GTGTTAATCGTTCAAAAATACGGCGGCACGAGCATGGGCAGCATAGAAAGGATCCACAATGTCGCTCAAAGGGTTTTAGAAAGCGTTAAATTAGGGCATCAGGTGGTGGTGGTGGTTTCGGCGATGAGCGGCGAAACCGATAGGCTTTTAGAATTTGGCAAGAATTTTAGCCATAACCCTAACAAGCGAGAAATGGACAGGATTGTGAGCACGGGAGAATGGATTTCAAGCGCGGCTTTGAGCATGGCGTTAGAGAGATACGGGCATAGAGCCATTTCATTGAGCGGGAAAGAAGCGGGCATTTTAACCAGCTCGCATTTTCAAAACGCCGTGATCCAATCCATTGACACCAAACGCATCACAGAGCTTTTAGAAAAAAACTACATTGTGGTGATCGCTGGGTTTCAAGGCGCTGATATTCAAGGCGAAACAACGACTTTAGGGCGTGGGGGGAGCGATTTGAGCGCGGTCGCTTTGGCCGGGGCTTTAAAAGCGGATCTGTGCGAAATCTATACGGATGTGGATGGCGTTTATACCACCGATCCGCGCATTGAAGAAAAGGCTCAAAAAATCGCGCAAATCAGCTATGATGAAATGCTTGAACTGGCTTCTATGGGGGCTAAAGTTTTATTAAACCGCTCGGTAGAATTAGCTAAAAAACTCAGCGTGAAGTTAGTGACTCGCAATTCGTTTAACCATAGCGAAGGCACGCTCATTGTGGCTGAAAAAGACTTTAAAGGAGAACGCATGGAAACCCCTATAGTGAGTGGGATCGCATTGGATAAAAATCAGGCTCGTGTGAGCATGGAGGGCGTGGAAGATCGGCCAGGCATTGCCGCTGAAATCTTTGGCGCTTTAGCGGAGTATCGCATTAACGTGGATATGATCGTCCAAACGATCGGCAGAGATGGCAAAACCGATTTGGATTTTACGATCGTTAAAACCCAAATAGAAGAAACCAAGCAAGCCTTAAAGCCTTTTTTAGCGCAAATGGATTCCATTGATTATGATGAAAATATCGCTAAAGTTTCCATAGTGGGCGTGGGCATGAAGTCGCATTCTGGGGTGGCGAGCATCGCTTTTAAAGCCCTAGCCAAAGACAATATTAATATCATGATGATTTCCACAAGCGAGATTAAAATTTCGGTTTTGATTGACATTAAATACGCTGAATTAGCGGTTAGAACTTTGCATGCGGTGTATCAATTAGATCAATGA